In a genomic window of Thermosynechococcus sp. CL-1:
- a CDS encoding 1-acyl-sn-glycerol-3-phosphate acyltransferase translates to MLDSAKSSFPHISPLLTPLMYRLVGDIVLRRYFRTLEVQGQEQIPKRGPVILAPTHRSRWDALIIPYVTGRRVSGRDLYYMVSHDEMLGLQGWVIGQCGGFPVNTQAPSVSALRTGVDLLRQGQALVVFPEGNIFRDRQIHPLKPGLARLALQAAQRCQEAIQILPILLDYAQPYPQWGSEVKVIIGAPLSTGNYDVTHPKSAAQELTSDLLRALQQLQEGRSLLCLA, encoded by the coding sequence ATGCTTGATTCTGCCAAGTCCTCATTCCCCCACATTTCGCCTCTCCTCACTCCCCTGATGTACCGTCTGGTGGGGGATATTGTCCTGCGGCGCTATTTTCGTACCCTTGAGGTGCAAGGGCAGGAGCAGATACCCAAAAGGGGGCCTGTGATCTTGGCACCCACCCATCGTTCCCGTTGGGATGCGCTCATTATTCCCTATGTGACGGGACGGCGGGTGAGTGGCCGCGACCTCTATTACATGGTCTCCCACGATGAAATGCTGGGACTGCAAGGCTGGGTGATTGGTCAGTGTGGTGGTTTTCCCGTCAATACCCAAGCGCCTTCGGTGAGTGCCTTGCGGACAGGTGTGGACCTTCTGCGGCAGGGACAGGCGTTGGTAGTCTTTCCTGAGGGCAATATCTTTCGCGATCGCCAGATTCATCCCCTAAAGCCGGGCTTGGCGCGTTTAGCCCTTCAGGCAGCTCAGCGCTGTCAAGAAGCGATCCAGATTCTGCCGATTTTACTCGATTATGCTCAGCCCTATCCGCAGTGGGGAAGCGAGGTCAAGGTGATCATTGGTGCCCCCTTGAGTACGGGCAATTACGATGTCACCCACCCAAAAAGTGCTGCCCAAGAACTGACGAGTGATCTTTTGAGGGCACTGCAGCAGCTTCAAGAGGGGCGATCGCTCCTGTGCTTGGCTTGA
- a CDS encoding DUF2808 domain-containing protein — protein sequence MVKRFLPVLILLGCSLGLVTPALVRAQANQGFTFTWGDGPSGRQQLQYHLENGTPGFMGDRYWLRLGEQKVAINRINITYPDYYNGIIDPRGIEVRVGGDRGNRFFQFRRNLGQKIELAEVSLDRDNRVIDIVPAEVIPAGTPVQVVLNNVRNPNHGGMYYFNARIGSPGDIPLMRYIGTWILSIANN from the coding sequence ATGGTGAAGCGTTTCCTACCGGTTCTGATTCTGTTGGGGTGTAGTCTTGGTCTTGTGACCCCTGCCCTTGTGCGAGCCCAAGCCAATCAGGGCTTTACGTTTACTTGGGGAGATGGCCCTAGTGGACGGCAGCAACTCCAATACCATCTAGAAAACGGCACCCCCGGTTTTATGGGCGATCGCTACTGGCTGCGCTTGGGTGAACAAAAAGTCGCGATTAATCGCATTAACATTACTTATCCCGATTACTACAATGGCATTATTGATCCTAGGGGTATCGAGGTGCGGGTAGGGGGCGATCGCGGGAATCGCTTTTTTCAATTCCGCCGTAATCTTGGCCAAAAAATTGAATTGGCGGAGGTGTCCCTTGACCGCGATAACCGCGTCATTGACATTGTGCCCGCAGAGGTCATTCCCGCAGGTACGCCAGTACAAGTTGTCTTGAACAATGTCCGCAATCCCAATCATGGCGGGATGTACTACTTCAATGCGCGCATTGGCTCCCCCGGCGATATTCCCCTGATGCGTTATATCGGGACTTGGATTCTGAGTATTGCCAATAACTAA
- a CDS encoding HAD family hydrolase, whose translation MAHLKALIFDVDGTLADTERDGHRIAFNKAFAAAGLDWEWDIPLYGQLLAVAGGKERMKYYLDRFRPDWLRPQNLDALIADLHKAKTRYYTELLAEGAIPLRPGVKRLLTEAREAGLRLAIATTTTPANVTALLENALAADGVSWFEVIAAGDVVPAKKPAPDIYFYTLERMRLSPQECLAFEDSANGIQAATASRLATIITITDYTKDHDFRDAALVLDCLGEPDYPFQVIHGEVGWTTYVDVPLLRSLHQQWTSTLSHR comes from the coding sequence ATGGCTCACCTCAAAGCCCTGATTTTTGACGTGGATGGCACCTTAGCGGACACTGAGCGGGACGGCCATCGCATTGCCTTCAATAAAGCCTTTGCTGCGGCAGGCCTAGATTGGGAGTGGGATATTCCCCTCTATGGTCAACTGCTGGCGGTGGCGGGGGGTAAGGAGCGGATGAAGTATTACCTTGATCGCTTTCGTCCCGATTGGCTACGTCCCCAAAATTTGGATGCCCTGATTGCCGACCTGCACAAGGCGAAGACCCGCTACTATACGGAGCTATTGGCAGAAGGGGCGATTCCCCTGCGGCCGGGGGTGAAACGGCTGCTCACTGAAGCCCGTGAAGCAGGATTACGTTTAGCGATCGCCACCACAACCACCCCTGCCAATGTCACCGCACTCCTTGAAAATGCCCTTGCTGCTGATGGCGTCAGTTGGTTTGAGGTGATTGCCGCTGGGGATGTGGTGCCCGCCAAGAAACCTGCGCCCGATATTTACTTCTACACCCTTGAAAGAATGCGCCTCTCGCCCCAAGAGTGCCTTGCCTTTGAGGATTCCGCCAATGGGATTCAGGCAGCCACCGCCAGTCGCCTAGCGACCATTATCACGATCACCGACTACACCAAGGATCATGATTTTCGGGATGCAGCGCTTGTCTTGGATTGCTTAGGGGAACCCGACTACCCCTTTCAAGTGATTCACGGTGAGGTGGGTTGGACGACCTATGTCGATGTGCCCCTATTGCGATCGCTCCACCAACAGTGGACAAGTACATTGAGTCACCGATGA
- a CDS encoding FxLYD domain-containing protein translates to MGLLQVEQIREILQDVLSEHAVVVQVNQFRNQLNIVLNKPPGTVAHYSALVDLLKSRLGQFHLDDIARIKIIGRIQGSPKPDWEEVIDLRPPNPALAAPVYASSAPWVVAIAAGVVSLLVIFGYHLGQWQQQQRMQQLIGGTLAQQGVTMADFKWHLEGGAPFIVGVLKNYSEEHFRMIQADFELFDKAGQRVGAVSVQVYGLGPEETWHFREPVGNHQAVRARLVKLQSFH, encoded by the coding sequence ATGGGGCTACTACAAGTTGAGCAAATTCGCGAAATCCTTCAGGACGTTCTTTCAGAACATGCCGTTGTGGTTCAAGTCAATCAGTTTCGCAACCAATTAAACATTGTTTTGAATAAGCCCCCCGGCACCGTTGCCCACTATTCTGCCTTGGTGGATCTCCTCAAATCCCGCTTGGGACAGTTTCACCTCGACGATATTGCCCGCATTAAAATTATTGGCCGCATTCAAGGGTCGCCTAAACCCGATTGGGAAGAGGTGATTGATCTACGCCCCCCCAACCCAGCCCTAGCTGCCCCTGTGTATGCTTCCTCAGCTCCGTGGGTGGTGGCGATCGCCGCTGGGGTTGTGAGTTTACTAGTGATCTTTGGCTATCATCTCGGTCAGTGGCAGCAACAGCAACGCATGCAGCAGTTGATTGGCGGTACCCTTGCGCAACAAGGCGTCACCATGGCCGATTTTAAGTGGCACCTCGAGGGCGGTGCACCGTTTATTGTGGGCGTTCTGAAAAACTACAGTGAAGAGCACTTTCGCATGATTCAGGCGGATTTTGAACTCTTTGACAAGGCCGGGCAGCGGGTCGGTGCCGTTTCGGTACAGGTTTATGGCCTTGGTCCTGAGGAAACTTGGCACTTCCGTGAACCCGTGGGCAATCATCAGGCAGTGCGAGCACGACTGGTAAAATTACAGTCATTCCATTAA
- a CDS encoding ATP-dependent DNA helicase RecQ, whose product MPDADIDLIQAALQQYWGYSELRSPQAEVMTALLQRRDALIVLPTGAGKSLCFQLPAVLQGGLTLVISPLLALMENQITELQQRGLAAAAYHSELPSRQRRQILSHLRDYRLLYLSPESLFSTPLWQHLCAAPIQLNGLIVDEAHCLVQWGDRFRPVYRRLGTVRPALRQCKPLHPRLAIATFTATADPKTQRTLIEVLGLEQPVQIIHSPYRANLHLAVRSVWSRGYRRHCLQQFLKQQGRTSGLIYARTRRDCETLATWLQEQGHRTTAYHGGLPAAQRRQIESDWLQDKLPFVVCTNAFGMGVNKPNVRWICHYQPPLQLSEYLQEVGRAGRDGQPAQALALVSDRWGLDREDQQRWHFFQRQSQDTYNRAMALQTHLPLRGNLPQLRQHFPEVELTLALLHQQGALRWQDPFHYCRQPLAQVPPPPKDTQEQLMQEFLYHRGCRWQFLLQAFGFATEARGLRCGHCDRCRPANRTCKIP is encoded by the coding sequence ATGCCGGATGCCGATATAGATCTCATACAGGCCGCCCTACAACAATACTGGGGCTATTCTGAGTTGCGATCGCCTCAAGCAGAGGTGATGACGGCACTCTTACAACGGCGGGATGCCTTAATTGTCCTCCCTACTGGAGCGGGCAAAAGTCTCTGTTTTCAGTTGCCAGCAGTGCTGCAGGGCGGATTGACGCTAGTGATCTCGCCGCTGCTTGCCCTCATGGAAAATCAGATCACTGAATTGCAGCAGCGGGGTCTGGCGGCCGCAGCCTATCATAGTGAACTGCCCAGCCGCCAACGCCGCCAGATTCTCTCGCACCTAAGGGACTACCGTTTGCTGTATCTTTCGCCGGAGTCCCTATTTTCCACCCCCCTTTGGCAGCACCTCTGTGCAGCACCGATTCAACTCAATGGCTTGATTGTGGATGAAGCCCATTGCCTTGTACAGTGGGGCGATCGCTTTCGACCTGTTTATCGTCGCTTGGGAACCGTGCGGCCTGCCCTGCGCCAATGTAAACCACTGCACCCGCGGCTGGCGATCGCTACCTTTACTGCCACTGCCGATCCCAAGACCCAGCGCACCCTCATTGAGGTTTTAGGTCTAGAGCAGCCTGTGCAGATCATTCACAGCCCCTATCGTGCCAATCTCCATTTAGCCGTACGCTCTGTGTGGAGTCGGGGGTATCGCCGCCATTGCCTCCAGCAATTTCTCAAGCAGCAGGGCAGAACCTCAGGCTTGATCTATGCCCGCACCCGCCGCGACTGTGAAACCCTTGCCACTTGGCTTCAGGAGCAGGGGCACCGCACCACCGCTTACCATGGCGGACTGCCGGCAGCACAGCGACGCCAAATCGAGAGCGATTGGTTGCAGGATAAGCTGCCCTTTGTGGTCTGTACCAATGCCTTTGGTATGGGGGTGAATAAACCCAATGTGCGTTGGATTTGCCACTATCAGCCACCCCTGCAACTCAGTGAATACCTCCAAGAGGTGGGACGCGCTGGGCGAGATGGCCAACCAGCACAGGCACTGGCCTTGGTGAGCGATCGCTGGGGTTTAGATCGCGAAGACCAACAGCGTTGGCACTTTTTTCAGCGCCAAAGTCAAGATACCTACAATCGCGCCATGGCACTTCAGACGCATCTGCCCCTCAGGGGTAATCTTCCGCAACTGCGACAACACTTTCCTGAGGTGGAATTGACCCTAGCATTACTGCATCAACAGGGGGCACTCCGCTGGCAAGACCCTTTTCACTATTGCCGTCAACCCTTAGCACAGGTGCCACCGCCGCCCAAAGACACTCAAGAACAGTTGATGCAAGAGTTTCTCTATCACCGCGGCTGCCGCTGGCAGTTTCTCCTCCAAGCCTTTGGTTTTGCCACTGAGGCAAGGGGATTGCGTTGTGGCCATTGCGATCGCTGTCGGCCTGCGAACCGCACCTGTAAAATACCGTAA
- a CDS encoding NYN domain-containing protein: MLTHQERLSIFIDGNNMFYAQQKNGWFFDPRRVLEFFTRDPNIVLVNAFWYTGLKDMQDQRSFRDALINLGYTVRTKLLKEYYDETLGKYYQKANLDIEIVIDMFNTVGQYDRVVLFSGDGDFERAIELLRSKNTHITVVSTEGMIARELRNATDRYIDLNEIRPFIEKTDSQNPN; this comes from the coding sequence ATGCTTACCCATCAAGAACGGCTCTCAATTTTTATCGATGGGAATAATATGTTCTATGCCCAGCAGAAAAATGGCTGGTTTTTTGATCCCCGTCGTGTTCTCGAATTCTTCACCCGTGATCCCAACATTGTATTGGTGAATGCCTTTTGGTACACCGGCCTCAAGGACATGCAAGATCAGCGTTCGTTTCGCGATGCCCTCATTAACCTTGGCTATACCGTACGCACAAAACTGTTGAAGGAATATTACGACGAGACCCTAGGCAAGTATTACCAAAAGGCCAATTTAGACATTGAAATTGTGATTGATATGTTCAACACCGTCGGTCAGTACGATCGCGTGGTTCTCTTTAGTGGCGATGGCGATTTTGAGCGGGCGATCGAACTCCTGCGCTCCAAAAACACCCACATTACGGTTGTCTCCACCGAAGGCATGATTGCCCGTGAGCTGCGCAATGCCACCGATCGCTACATTGATTTGAACGAAATTCGGCCTTTTATTGAAAAAACTGACTCGCAAAATCCCAACTAA
- the petD gene encoding cytochrome b6-f complex subunit IV: protein MAKVLKKPDLTNPALRAKLKKGMGHNYYGEPAWPNDLLYIFPVVIMGTIALVIGLAVMDPAMVGEPADPFATPLEILPEWYLYPTFQIFRVVPNKLLGVLMNASIPLGLMLIPFIESVNKFQNPFRRPVAMTVFLFGTLVTLWLGIGAAFPLDKSLTLGLF from the coding sequence ATGGCAAAAGTTTTGAAAAAGCCTGATTTAACGAATCCGGCGCTGCGGGCAAAACTGAAAAAAGGCATGGGCCACAACTACTATGGCGAACCCGCTTGGCCCAATGACCTGCTCTATATCTTCCCCGTGGTGATTATGGGCACGATCGCCCTTGTGATCGGTCTAGCGGTGATGGATCCTGCCATGGTCGGTGAGCCAGCGGATCCCTTTGCCACCCCCTTGGAAATTTTGCCGGAGTGGTACCTCTATCCCACCTTCCAGATTTTCCGGGTGGTGCCCAACAAGCTGCTGGGGGTGCTCATGAATGCCTCCATTCCCTTGGGCTTGATGCTGATTCCTTTCATTGAAAGTGTCAACAAGTTCCAGAATCCTTTCCGTCGTCCTGTGGCCATGACGGTCTTCCTCTTTGGCACATTGGTGACGCTATGGCTGGGGATTGGTGCTGCTTTCCCCTTGGATAAGTCGCTGACTCTCGGCCTGTTCTAG